In the genome of Anomalospiza imberbis isolate Cuckoo-Finch-1a 21T00152 chromosome 11, ASM3175350v1, whole genome shotgun sequence, one region contains:
- the ACTR8 gene encoding actin-related protein 8 — protein sequence MTQAEKGEAENGKDKERDREREQRGVKRPIVPAAVPESLQEQIQSNFIVVIHPGSTTLRLGRATDTLPAGIPHVIARRHKQPGQAAYRDSWLLRDGLNKPESTEQRQNGLKMVDQAIWSKKMSNGARRIPVSPDQARSYNRQMRPAILDHSSGAKWTNTSNHPEFLVGEEALYVNPLDSYNIHWPIRRGQLNLHPGPGGSLTAVLADLEVIWSHAIQKYLEIPLKDLKYYRCILLIPDIYNKQHVKELVNMILMKMGFSGIIVHQESVCATFGSGLSSACIVDVGDQKTSVCCVEDGVSHRNTRLCLAYGGSDVSRCFYWLMQRAGFPYRDCQLTNKLDCLLLQHLKETFCHLDQDISGLQDHEFQIRHPDSPALLYQFRLGDEKLQAPMALFYPATFGIIGQKMTILQHRSQGDPEDPHDEHYLLATQSKQEQSAKATADRKSMSKPGPFEGELRGQSSDISERIYPQEVELGSSQGDCMIPGNDSEEPLTAHMSRKTAISQFEGKALGLDKAILHSIDCCASDDTKKKMYSSILVVGGGLMFHKAQEFLQHRILNKMPPSFRRVVENVEVITRPKDMDPRLIAWKGGAVLACLDTTQELWIYQREWQRFGVRMLRERAAFVW from the exons ATGACCCAGGCGGAGAAGGGCGAGGCGGAGAACGGCAAGGACAAGGAGCGCGACCGGGAGCGCGAGCAGCGCGGCGTGAAGCGGCCCATCGTCCCCGCCGCCGTGCCCGAGTCCCTGCAGGAG CAAATACAGAGCAACTTCATCGTGGTGATCCATCCCGGCTCGACCACCCTGCGGCTCGGGCGGGCCACGGACACGCTGCCCGCCGGCATCCCGCACGTGATCGCGCGGCGGCACAAGCAGCCGGGCCAGGCGGCCTACAGGGACAGCTGGCTCCTCAGGGACGGCCTCAAT AAACCTGAGAGTACTGAGCAGAGACAAAATGGCCTTAAAATGGTGGACCAAGCAATATGGTCCAAAAAGATGTCAAATGGAGCAAGGCGCATACCAGTGTCACCTGATCAG GCCAGGTCATACAACAGACAGATGAGACCTGCCATTTTGGATCACAGCTCTGGGGCCAAATGGACAAACACATCAAATCATCCTGAATTTTTGGTAGGAGAAGAG GCGCTGTATGTTAATCCATTAGATTCTTATAACATACATTGGCCCATTAGAAGGGGACAGCTGAATCTCCACCCAGGACCTGGTGGCTCCCTCACTGCAGTACTGGCAGACCTGGAAGTTATATGGTCACATGCAATACAAAAATACCTGGAAATACCCCTGAAAGATCTGAAG TACTACAGATGCATTTTACTAATTCCAGACATCTATAATAAACAACATGTGAAAGAACTGGTAAATATGATCCTAATGAAGATGGGCTTCTCAG GAATTATTGTGCACCAGGAGTCTGTCTGTGCTACCTTTGGAAGTGGTTTAAGCAGTGCATGCATTGTAGATGTGGGAGATCAGAAGACAAGTGTTTGCTGTGTAGAAGATGGTGTTTCCCATCGCAATACCAG GCTGTGCCTTGCATATGGAGGTTCTGATGTGTCAAGGTGTTTTTATTGGCTTATGCAACGAGCAGGATTCCCATACAGAGACTGCCAGTTAACCAATAAGTTGGACTGCCTGCTGCTTCAGCACCTAAAGGAGACATTCTGTCATCTAGATCAG GATATTTCTGGATTACAAGATCACGAGTTCCAAATTCGGCATCCAGATTCTCCAGCTTTATTGTACCAGTTCAGATTAGGGGATGAAAAATTACag GCACCCATGGCTTTGTTTTATCCAGCAACTTTTGGAATTATTGGACAAAAAATGACAATTTTGCAGCACAGGTCACAAGGTGATCCTGAGGATCCTCATGATGAGCATTATCTGCTGGCCACACAAAGTAAGCAGGAGCAG tCTGCAAAAGCTACAGCTGACAGAAAATCTATGTCAAAGCCTGGTCCATTTGAGGGAGAATTGAGAGGCCAATCCTCAGATATTTCAGAGAGGATCTACCCACAAGAAGTGGAGCTGGGCTCTTCCCAGGGTGACTGTATGATACCTGGCAATGATTCAGAGGAACCTTTAACTGCACACATGTCCAGGAAAACTGCTATTTCTCAGTTTGAAGGCAAAGCCTTGGGCCTGGACAAAGCCATCCTTCATAGTATTGACTGCTGTG CATCTGATGATACAAAAAAGAAGATGTACAGCTCCATCTTAGTGGTGGGAGGAGGCCTTATGTTTCATAAAGCTCAGGAGTTTCTTCAACACCGAATTCTCAACAAAATGCCACCTTCTTTCAGAAGAGTTGTTGAAAATGTTGAGGTCATCACAAGGCCTAAG GATATGGATCCACGTTTAATTGCCTGGAAAGGAGGGGCAGTTTTGGCCTGTCTGGACACAACTCAGGAGCTGTGGATATACCAGAGGGAGTGGCAGCGCTTTGGTGTCAGGATGTTACGGGAGCGAGCTGCCTTTGTGTGGTAG